One genomic segment of Salvelinus sp. IW2-2015 unplaced genomic scaffold, ASM291031v2 Un_scaffold2154, whole genome shotgun sequence includes these proteins:
- the LOC139025029 gene encoding uncharacterized protein codes for MPIVPPDLHPHPPTNPTPNHTHATTETDHQPHPDNTPTHTTTPTPNATPNPPTNTTRKTTTTPHTNPNQTNPTQPHNPHLHPTPRHTPKEPTRTLTNEHPHAHHHTANTQKDHHSQNPHTTHHPTQATATAQQTPPPNHRRPHTARDDWPPTRCAPLTYSPPHDHPHPQHTTRRLHTPSRPHNTTDYPSALPSTPRDNPTPPHTPPATTQTPASRTHDSQPLKHAASTSCACCHHKTNNTRNNDPHHHSHTPQAAPNDTLALTDLTNHPHHNTRTQHAT; via the coding sequence ATGCCCATAGTACCACCAGacctccacccccacccacccaccaaccccacaccaaaccacacacacgcaaccacCGAGACCGACCACCAACCACACCCGGAcaacacgccaacacacacaacaaccccaaCTCCAAACGCCACACCAAATCCCCCCACAAACACCACACGCAAAACGACAACAACCCCACACACCAACCCCAACCAAACCAACCCTACCCAACCACAcaacccccacctccaccccacaccacgacacacacccaAGGAACCTACTCGCACACTGACCAACGAGCACCCACACGCACACCACCACACCGCCAACACACAGAAAGACCACCACAGCCaaaacccacacaccacacaccaccccacgCAGGCCACCGCTACAGCGCAACAAACACCACCACCCAACCACCGAAGACCCCACACTGCTCGTGATGACTGGCCACCGACAAGATGCGCGCCACTGACATACAGCCCTCCCCACGACCAcccccacccacaacacaccaccagaCGCCTACACACGCCATCACGCCCCCACAACACCACCGACTACCCGTCAGCCCTGCCCTCCACACCACGCGACAACCCAacgcccccacacacaccaccggcCACAACCCAGACACCCGCCTCACGAACACATGACTCACAGCCACTGAAGCACGCAGCTAGCACTAGTTGTGCGTGCTGCCACCACAAGACCAATAACACACGCAACAACGATCCCCACCACCACTCGCACACACCACAAGCTGCTCCGAACGACACCCTCGCGCTGACTGACCTAACcaaccacccacaccacaacacacgcaCCCAACACGCCACCTGA